CTGCTGAAACGCATGGCCCTTTGGGTTCTTAAAATATTTCCCCCCACATTCAACGGGCAGGTCTGGGGGCTTATCGTCTCCGGCCTGGTGATCAGTCCGCTTGTGCCCAGTACAAACGGCAAGGCCGCCTTGTCCAGCCCCCTTGGCCTGACCATCAGCGACACGCTGGGCCTCAAAAGAGGCGGTAAGGCGGCCAGCGGTTTGTTTTTGGCCTGTATGACCGGTTTTTATCTGACGAGCACCCTGTTTTTGAGCGGTACGGGCTCCAACTACATGTTCCTTGGCCTTCTTGGAGGCACCTCTGGCAACGTGACCTGGATGGCCTGGTTTTTACGGGCCATTGTTTTTACCGTCATTTTGATGGTGGGCCTTGGGACGTACATCTGCCTGTTCTGCAAACCCGATAAGCAGGTATCCCTGCCGCCCAGCTACATCAAGGAGCAGCTCCAGGCCATCGGCCCCATGACCCGCGACGAACGCTGGACCTTGGGCATCATGCTGACCACGCTGCTGCTGTGGATGACGGAATCACTGCACGGCATCAAGTCCGGTGAAGTGGGCGTGCTGGCAATCTGCGCGCTTATGGTTACCAAGGTGATGTCGCGGCAAGACTTTAATAACAAGGTCGCCTGGCCTGCTGTTATTTTTATCGGCACACTGCTGAACATGGCTGGCGTTGTGCAGGCCCTCAAGCTGGATAAACTGCTTGGCGAAGCCCTCACCCCGATACTCTCGGCAGTGGCGTCCAATCCCTACACGCTGGTGTTGGCCATTATCGCCTCGCTGTTTATTCTCAAGTTCGCCATCGTGTCGGTGCTGACTTCCGCCGTGATATCGTTCTTCATCTTTTCTTCAGTGGCAGCGGGAATGGGCGTAGACCCCTGGATTGTCGCCTTTGTGGCATGGACAAGCTCACATATCTATATTTTCCCCTACCAGAACTCGGCATATCTGTGTGGGCATTACGCCGCCGCAAGCGAAATGATTGATCACGGCGAGGGCAGAAAGCATTCTTTCATCTTTGTATTGCTTTGCGTTGTCGCGGGTATGGCCAGTGTGCCGTTTTGGCGACTGCTGGGTCTGATACAATAGTTGCGGCGTAACGCAATCGCAGTGTAACAGGCTTGTGGTGTGACCAGCTTGCGCTGTAAAACAGTTTCTGGCGGATGTACCGATTGTTCCGGTACTCCGCCAGATGTTTTGTATCAGGGCCTGTCCAGTTGTGGAGAGCACGGGTGCGTTTGTGTTTCCGCTGTGCTGCGGCTTGTCTCTGCCTGTCGCGCTCTTTCGGCGTCAGCCGAAGCTGAAGTCCGTGGGGCCGGAGCAGTGGCGCAGTCGCTCTGGGTCAGGCCTGTAATCGTCAGCGGCGTATTCAGGCAGGGTGGTGGGGGTGCTGGAAGCGGCTGTCAGACTGGGGGGATTTTGGGAGGCGATTATCAGGCAAGGCTGTGGAACAGCGTTTTTTTGAGATGCTTCCTATGCTCTGGTTTGGGCCGCCTGCGCGGCGGGCGGCAGAGACGGTCTGGCAGACCGGGGTTCGATCGCAGGACTATTGTGCTGGCCGGGATTTTGGGAGGCGATTATCAGGCAAGGCTGTGGAACAGCATTTTTTTGAGATGCTTCCTATGCTCGGGTTTGGGCCGCCTGCGCGGCGGGCGGCAGAGACGGTCTGGCAGACCGGGGTTCGATCGCAGGACTATTGTGCTGGCCGGGATTTTGTAGAGGTGATTATCAGGCAAGGCTGTGGAACAGCATTTTTTTGAGATGCTTCCTTCGCTCTGGTTTGGGCCGCCTGCGCGGCGGGCGGCAGAGGGGGCCTGTTAGGGGCTGTGCCCCTCCGAGGCCCCCTCTGCACTCCCCCCGGACGACCCCCCAGGTTTTCAATTTCCTTAATCTGACGAGGGCTGCGCGGCTTTTGCTCCGGGAGCTTCCTCGCTCCGCTCGGCGATCTCCCTCCGCGCCGCGCAATG
This DNA window, taken from Desulfovibrio sp. 86, encodes the following:
- a CDS encoding SLC13 family permease yields the protein MSPATTVRIKQVFAAIGTILALVTAFQTPPQGVPQPTMYAIGISIWAVFWWATGVIPEYATGLIMCTLFASVNAVPFKVAYGAFAGPVFWLTVTAFVLGAMAGKVGLLKRMALWVLKIFPPTFNGQVWGLIVSGLVISPLVPSTNGKAALSSPLGLTISDTLGLKRGGKAASGLFLACMTGFYLTSTLFLSGTGSNYMFLGLLGGTSGNVTWMAWFLRAIVFTVILMVGLGTYICLFCKPDKQVSLPPSYIKEQLQAIGPMTRDERWTLGIMLTTLLLWMTESLHGIKSGEVGVLAICALMVTKVMSRQDFNNKVAWPAVIFIGTLLNMAGVVQALKLDKLLGEALTPILSAVASNPYTLVLAIIASLFILKFAIVSVLTSAVISFFIFSSVAAGMGVDPWIVAFVAWTSSHIYIFPYQNSAYLCGHYAAASEMIDHGEGRKHSFIFVLLCVVAGMASVPFWRLLGLIQ